From Podospora bellae-mahoneyi strain CBS 112042 chromosome 3, whole genome shotgun sequence, the proteins below share one genomic window:
- the FAA4_1 gene encoding long-chain fatty acid-CoA ligase (COG:I; EggNog:ENOG503NVN8), protein MAKSSTPIQLIPRMTAKGPFTVEVPGQTPVEGETPVRRQPLAIPEFVERPAPDVTTVYELVRAAVAKYGNAKCVGSRKLVRTHQDKKKIKKIVDGVETEVEKSWTFFEMSPYEYYSYTEYEQLILQIGSGLRKIGLDKADRVHIYAATSANWLATAHGAASQSMPIVTAYDTLGEEGLRYSMVATKAKAIFLDPHLLPTLTNVLAVASSVKAVIWNSQHQVNQDHVDKLKAAYPHINILNFDELVKLGKENPVEPVPPTAEDLCCIMYTSGSTGTPKGVPITHRSVVAAVSGASAIVQPYIGPGDGLLTYLPLAHILEFVFEHAALWWGSTLGYGNPKTLSDASVRNCNGDIREFKPSVLIGVPAVWETVKKGIIGKVNAGSPVVRNLFWGALGLKEKLMYAGLPGSGLLDAVVFKKIKEATGGRLRLCLSAGGPVSKETQKFISFAIAPMIIGYGLTETTAMGTLHNPFEWSADSIGAMTASVEAKLVDFPDAGYYATNKPNPQGEIWLRGPTVLKEYYENEKETAEAITPDGWFKTGDIGEWDKNGHLKIIDRKKNLVKTLNGEYIALEKLESIYRSVPVVANICVYADAEQAKPIAIIVPAEPALKNLAAQLGVEGDSVETLVHDKKLHSAVLKELQAQGRAGGLSGIEIIDGVVIVEDEWTPQNGLVTAAQKLNRRGILEKYKKDVAKAYGK, encoded by the exons ATGGCCAAGTCATCGACACCCATCCAGCTCATCCCACGCATGACGGCGAAGGGCCCCTTCACTGTTGAAGTTCCCGGCCAGACTCCCGTCGAGGGCGAGACGCCAGTTCGCAGACAACCGCTGGCTATCCCAGAATTCGTCGAGCGGCCTGCTCCCGATGTCACCACCGTCTACGAGCTTGTCCGCGCCGCTGTCGCCAAGTACGGCAATGCCAAGTGTGTGGGGTCCCGCAAGCTCGTCCGGACACAccaggacaagaagaagatcaagaagattgTGGATGGTGTCGAGACCGAGGTGGAGAAGTCATGGACCTTCTTCGAGATGAGCCCCTATGAGTACTATAGCTACACCGAGTACGAGCAGTTGATTCTGCAGATCGGCTCCGGCCTGCGCAAGATTGGCCTCGACAAGGCCGACCGCGTCCACATCTACGCTGCCACCAGCGCCAACTGGCTGGCGACGGCTCACGGTGCTGCCTCGCAGAGCATGCCCATCGTGACTGCTTATGACACTCTCGGCGAGGAAGGTCTCAGATACTCCATGGTcgccaccaaggccaaggctaTCTTCCTCGACCCCCATCTTCTGCCTACCTTGACCAACGTCTTGGCCGTTGCCTCGTCCGTTAAGGCTGTCATCTGGAACAGCCAGCACCAGGTCAACCAGGACCACGtggacaagctcaaggctgccTACCCTCACATCAACATTCTCAACTTTGAcgagctcgtcaagctcGGCAAGGAGAACCCCGTTGAGCCCGTCCCTCCCACCGCCGAGGACCTCTGCTGCATCATGTACACCTCTGGCTCTACCGGTACCCCCAAGGGCGTGCCCATCACCCACAGATccgttgttgctgccg TTTCTGGCGCCAGCGCTATCGTCCAGCCTTATATCGGACCTGGCGATGGTCTGCTCACGTACCTTCCTCTGGCCCACATTCTCGAGTTCGTTTTCGAGCACGCCGCTCTCTGGTGGGGTTCCACTCTCGGTTACGGAAATCCGAAGACCCTCTCTGATGCCTCGGTCCGCAACTGCAACGGCGACATCCGCGAGTTTAAGCCTAGTGTGTTGATCGGCGTTCCTGCCGTGTGGGAAACTGTCAAGAAGGGCATCATTGGCAAGGTCAATGCTGGCAGCCCCGTTGTCCGCAACCTCTTCTGGGGTGCCCTTGGCctcaaggagaagttgaTGTATGCTGGTCTTCCTGGCAGCGGTCTTCTCGATGCCGTCGTgttcaagaagatcaaggaggccaCTGGTGGTCGTCTCAGACTGTGCCTCAGCGCCGGTGGGCCCGTCTCCAAGGAGACCCAAAAGTTCATCAGTTTTGCCATCGCTCCCATGATTATCGGTTATGGTTTGACCGAGACGACCGCCATGGGTACTCTCCACAACCCCTTTGAGTGGTCTGCCGATTCCATTGGTGCCATGACCGCGTCCGTCGAAGCCAAGCTTGTCGACTTCCCCGATGCCGGCTACTATgccaccaacaagcccaaCCCCCAGGGTGAGATCTGGCTGCGCGGTCCCACAGTGCTCAAGGAGTACTACGAAAACGAGAAGGAGACGGCCGAAGCCATCACCCCCGATGGTTGGTTCAAGACTGGTGATATTGGTGAGTGGGACAAGAACGGCCACCTCAAGATCATCGATCGCAAGAAGAACCTGGTCAAGACCCTCAACGGCGAGTACATTGCtcttgagaagctcgagTCCATCTACCGGTCCGTACCCGTTGTTGCCAACATCTGCGTGTACGCCGATGCCGAGCAGGCCAagcccatcgccatcatcgttcCCGCTGAGCCAGCGCTGAAGAACCTGGCGGCtcagcttggtgttgagggcgaTAGTGTCGAGACGCTTGTGCATGATAAGAAGCTGCACAGCGCCGTCCTCAAGGAGCTCCAGGCCCAGGGTCGTGCCGGTGGTCTCTCGGGCATTGAAATcattgatggtgttgttatCGTCGAGGATGAGTGGACTCCTCAGAAT GGCCTCGTGACCGCTGCCCAGAAGCTCAACCGCAGAGGCATTCTTGAGAAGTACAAGAAGGATGTCGCCAAGGCCTATGGCAAATAA